Within the Corallococcus silvisoli genome, the region GCCCGCCTCCCGCTCCGAACCTGCCGGAGCGGGGAGCGCCTTCGCCCGCTCAGCTCCGGCGGCGGCGGCGGGCCTGCATCAGCCCCAGGAGCCCCAGCAGCGAGAACGCGGCCAGCGACCCGCCGCTCGCGGAGCACCCGCCGCGGAAGTCCACGTCGCCCTCGTCCAGCGGCGACGGCTTCACGCCCGTGCCCGTCCCCAGGTCCATGCCTGCATCCGCCACGCCCGCATCCGCCACCGGCTCCACGGGCGTACCCGCGTCCGCCACCGGCTCCACGGGCGTACCCGCGTCCACCACCGGGTCCACGGGCGGCGTCCCCGCGTCCACGACCGGATCCACCGGAGGCGTGCCCGCGTCCACCGCGGGCGTGCCCGCGTCCACCGCGGGCGTGCCCGCGTCCACCACCGGATCCGGCTTCACCACCGGAAACACGTCCTCGCGGCTCGTCGCCTGGATGAACCCGTCGTGGTAGACGACGCCGACCGGCTTGATGGTGTCGTCCCGGTACAGGCCCAGCTTCAGGTAGTTGTTCTGACCGGCGAACATCGTCATCGCCTTGCGCTTCGTCAGCACCTGCACGCCGTTGTGCCACAGCTCCACGAAGCCCACCGCCGCGTCCGGCGACCACTTCACGTGGAAGATGAACTCCTGCCACACGCCGCGCTTGAGCGCCGCGCTCCACACCGTGCCGCTCTCGTTCACGTTCAGCCGGATGAGCTCGCCCTTGACGAAGAACTCCACCGGCGGCGAGCCACAGCACCCGTCGTGGTGCCACTGCGTGAAGAGCTGCCACGAGTCCACGCTGGGGAAGTCGTTCGCGAACATCACCTTCCAGCGATACCAGTACTCCGACCCCACCTTGTCGCGGCTCAGGTAGACCAGCTCGTTGCGGTTGCCGCTGGAGTTGATGGGGTCATCCCCCTGCTTCACCGTCGCCTTCAGCGCGTACTTGCCCTCCGCCACCGGGCTCGTCACCACCTGGAGCCGGTCCGAACTCACCATCTGCTCCGAGCTGTATTGCGAGCGATTCCCTGTCTCGAAGTCCCCACGCCAGACGATTTCCGCCGCTGCGAGGCTCGGGAGCAGACACATCGCAAGCCACAGGTGCAGTGCTTTCAATGCTGAATCCTTGAGGAGGGGGGAGGGGAGGGAGCGAAACTTTGACGGCAAAGCTTCAACAAACACTACCCCAGCTCATCGCCTCACTTCATTCCCTCCCAAAGACATTCCAACATGCTTGTCAACAGGGCATGCGGCCAGCCAGGGGCCCTCCTGTTTGAGACATGTTTCACCTCGGGGCCGGGCCACCCGCACCCACCGAGCGGACAGGGGGGCGATGTCCTGAACGCAACGCGTCATTGACAAGGAGGCATGCAGGAGGCTGACGGCCCGGGGGCGTGGTGTAAGGTCGCAGGCCCTTCCGGCGCTCCCTTCCCGGGGCGCTCTTCGTGTGCCCCATGCTCGTGCTGCGAGACGTCCAGAAAACCGATTTGCCCGGCCTGAAGCGTCTTGCCGCGGTGCTGAACACGGTCAACCTGCCGAACAACGAGGAGACGCTCGAGGCCATCATCGACAAGTCGGTGAAGAGCTTCGCCGGCAAGGTGAAGGACCCGTTCGAGCGCGAGTACCTCTTCGTGCTGGAGGACGTGCGCAACAGCCTCATCATCGGCACGTCGATGATCATCGCCCAGCACGGCACCTACGACGCGCCGCACATCTACTACGAGGTGAGCGAGCGGGAGCACTACTCCGCGTCGCTGGAGCGGCACCTGCGGCACAAGGTGCTGTCCATCGCGTACAACTACGAAGGCCCCACGGAGATTGGCGGCCTGGTGGTGGACCCGCCCTACCGGGCGACGCCGGACAAGCCCGGCAAGCAGCTGTCCTTCGTGCGCTTCCTCTTCATCGCCATGCACCGGCGGCTGTTCCGGC harbors:
- a CDS encoding polysaccharide lyase, translating into MKALHLWLAMCLLPSLAAAEIVWRGDFETGNRSQYSSEQMVSSDRLQVVTSPVAEGKYALKATVKQGDDPINSSGNRNELVYLSRDKVGSEYWYRWKVMFANDFPSVDSWQLFTQWHHDGCCGSPPVEFFVKGELIRLNVNESGTVWSAALKRGVWQEFIFHVKWSPDAAVGFVELWHNGVQVLTKRKAMTMFAGQNNYLKLGLYRDDTIKPVGVVYHDGFIQATSREDVFPVVKPDPVVDAGTPAVDAGTPAVDAGTPPVDPVVDAGTPPVDPVVDAGTPVEPVADAGTPVEPVADAGVADAGMDLGTGTGVKPSPLDEGDVDFRGGCSASGGSLAAFSLLGLLGLMQARRRRRS